The Streptomyces aurantiacus genome includes a region encoding these proteins:
- the murA gene encoding UDP-N-acetylglucosamine 1-carboxyvinyltransferase, whose product MTVNGSDDVLLVHGGTPLEGEIRVRGAKNLVPKAMVAALLGSAPSRLRNVPDIRDVRVVRGLLQLHGVTVRPGEEPGELIMDPSHVESANVADIDAHAGSSRIPILFCGPLLHRLGHAFIPGLGGCDIGGRPIDFHFEVLRQFGAKIEKRADGQYLEAPQRLRGTKIELPYPSVGATEQVLLTAVLAEGVTELANAAVEPEIEDLICVLQKMGAIIAMDTDRTIRVTGVDKLGGYTHAALPDRLEAASWASAALATEGNIYVRGAQQRSMMTFLNTYRKVGGAFEIDDEGIRFWHPGGQLKSIALETDVHPGFQTDWQQPLVVALTQATGLSIVHETVYESRLGFTSALNQMGAHIQLYRECLGGSHCRFGQRNFLHSAVVSGPTKLQGADLVIPDLRGGFSYLIAALAAQGTSRVHGIDLINRGYENFMEKLVELGAKVELPGKALG is encoded by the coding sequence ATGACCGTCAACGGCTCAGACGACGTACTCCTTGTCCACGGCGGAACCCCGCTCGAGGGTGAGATCCGTGTCCGCGGTGCGAAGAACCTCGTACCGAAGGCCATGGTCGCCGCGCTGCTCGGCAGTGCTCCGAGTCGGCTGCGCAACGTCCCGGACATCCGTGACGTGCGGGTCGTACGCGGCCTGCTGCAGCTGCACGGTGTGACGGTCCGTCCGGGTGAGGAGCCGGGCGAGCTCATCATGGACCCGTCGCACGTGGAGAGCGCCAACGTCGCGGACATCGACGCGCACGCGGGTTCGTCGCGCATCCCGATCCTGTTCTGCGGCCCCCTGCTGCACCGCCTCGGTCACGCGTTCATCCCGGGCCTCGGCGGCTGCGACATCGGCGGCCGGCCCATCGACTTCCACTTCGAGGTGCTGCGGCAGTTCGGCGCGAAGATCGAGAAGCGCGCGGACGGGCAGTACCTGGAGGCTCCGCAGCGGCTGCGCGGCACCAAGATCGAGCTGCCGTACCCGTCCGTCGGCGCGACCGAGCAGGTGCTCCTGACGGCCGTCCTCGCGGAGGGCGTCACGGAGCTCGCGAACGCCGCGGTGGAGCCGGAGATCGAGGACCTGATCTGCGTCCTGCAGAAAATGGGCGCGATCATCGCGATGGACACGGACCGCACCATCCGCGTCACGGGCGTCGACAAGCTCGGCGGCTACACCCATGCGGCCCTGCCGGACCGCCTGGAGGCCGCCTCGTGGGCTTCCGCGGCGCTGGCGACCGAAGGCAACATCTACGTCCGCGGCGCCCAGCAGCGCTCGATGATGACGTTCCTGAACACCTACCGGAAGGTGGGCGGCGCCTTCGAGATCGACGACGAGGGCATCCGCTTCTGGCACCCCGGCGGCCAGCTCAAGTCGATCGCGCTGGAGACGGACGTGCACCCCGGCTTCCAGACCGACTGGCAGCAGCCCCTGGTGGTCGCCCTGACGCAGGCCACCGGCCTCTCCATCGTCCACGAGACGGTGTACGAGTCCCGCCTCGGCTTCACCTCCGCGCTCAACCAGATGGGCGCACACATCCAGCTCTACCGCGAGTGCCTCGGCGGCTCCCACTGCCGTTTCGGGCAGCGCAACTTCCTCCATTCGGCGGTCGTGTCGGGCCCCACGAAGCTCCAGGGCGCCGACCTGGTCATCCCCGACCTGCGCGGCGGTTTCTCGTACCTCATCGCGGCGCTGGCGGCCCAGGGCACCTCCCGGGTCCACGGCATCGACCTGATCAACCGCGGCTACGAGAACTTCATGGAGAAGCTCGTCGAGCTGGGCGCGAAGGTGGAACTGCCGGGGAAGGCCCTCGGCTAG